The window GGCGGCACAGGAAATTATACAGGCTATGTATGTAATGAAGCTGAATATTGTGGCAGCAGAAAAGGCGAAGGTATAGGAGTTGAACTTGGTGCAGATAGTTTAGGAAGAGGTGCACCTGGTAATGGTGGCGGTGGTGGCAACGATAGTAATTCAGGTGGCGGCGGCGGAAGTAATTATGGTTCAGGTGGTATAGGTGGAAAAAGATTGAATGTTACCGGTAGCGATTGTGGTGGTAATTATCCGGGTTTGGGTGGATACAATTTAGCGTATTCAGCGGCTTCAAATAAAATTTTTATGGGCGGTGGAGGTGGTAGTGGTGATCAAAATGAAAATGACGGTACCAGTGGCGCCGATGGTGGAGGTATTGTGTTTATCCGTGCAGCAGAAGTTATAGGAAATAATTTTACTATTAAAGCGGGTGGTCGCAGTGTATTTGCTGTTGCCGGACGAGATGCTGCCGGTGGCGGCGGCGGTGGCGGAGCAGTTATTTTTGATGTGCCTCTCGTATCATCTCCAATTAATATTCTGCTTACCGGTGGTGACGGCGGGGATGTAGATAATAATAATGATGCAATAAGTTGTAACGGTCCCGGCGGCGGCGGCGGTGGTGGGATTTTAATTTTACCCGATGGTGCTTTACCGGCAAATGTGCTATTAAATGCAGATGGCGGCGCTGTTGGAGAAACAATAAATGCAAGTGCACCGGCAGCTTGTAATGGTAGTAGCAATGAAGCAACGGCAGGGCAGGCGGGTGGTTATCTTACTGAATTTGTATTAGCAGAGCCAACCACTATTTTTATTCCATTGACTTTAAGTCTTGATCCGGAAGATATTACTATTTGTTTTGGTGAAAGTATCAGCATTACAAGTACAAGTGATGGTACAGGCACTTTAACTTATGAATGGAATGATTATCTCAATTCTATTACTCCCGATTTAAGCATTGTTCCAAATAATTCTATTGCGTATGCTTTAACAGTTACCGATGAGCGGGATTGCCAGATTACAAAAGCTTGTGATGTTACAGTAATTGATAGTGTGTATGCGCTTGCAATACCTGATGCTACAATTATTTTGGGT of the Bacteroidota bacterium genome contains:
- a CDS encoding gliding motility-associated C-terminal domain-containing protein → MRQLFAIFIILLQVFYLNAQTNISGIINRYEKVLLVDFCNNKVVVESAVGYSVGDRVMLIQMSGATIDQTNTSAFGSITDYALAGNYEILTIGNISFNVITFEETMERYYDAVGGKVQLVDIPEYDNVIIEDEVIAMEWNGSKGGIVAFTATGTVTFNEDIDVEGQGFYGGDDYSHLLCYGGTGNYTGYVCNEAEYCGSRKGEGIGVELGADSLGRGAPGNGGGGGNDSNSGGGGGSNYGSGGIGGKRLNVTGSDCGGNYPGLGGYNLAYSAASNKIFMGGGGGSGDQNENDGTSGADGGGIVFIRAAEVIGNNFTIKAGGRSVFAVAGRDAAGGGGGGGAVIFDVPLVSSPINILLTGGDGGDVDNNNDAISCNGPGGGGGGGILILPDGALPANVLLNADGGAVGETINASAPAACNGSSNEATAGQAGGYLTEFVLAEPTTIFIPLTLSLDPEDITICFGESISITSTSDGTGTLTYEWNDYLNSITPDLSIVPNNSIAYALTVTDERDCQITKACDVTVIDSVYALAIPDATIILGEYVNLYASVIGVNYDYLWTPTDYNISDPTSATPVVNPFTTTTYCLEASDAQSGCIYNSCIEIQVINDVVIPNAFSPNGDGLNDVFSVPYLGDICNSITFFQVFDRWGQVVYDYYLDTDQNGWDGTHINNGQPEPIGNYIYLIKLDCDSGERIFANDVILLR